Proteins encoded by one window of Desulfonatronum sp. SC1:
- a CDS encoding hemolysin family protein, which produces MFELLLVIGLATLVSGLCSLSEAVLYSVPWSHLERMRKSGKKSGVLLFELRNNVERPIAAILTLNTVANTAGAAVAGAFAAALFGTESLIYFSAVFTMIILVFAEIIPKTMGVIYSRQVAGFLAQPLCFLVVLFSPVIWLMNRVTLLIGRKKIGPDATEDDLRAVISLTRRAGAIKPYEEMSIRNILSLDTKMVKDIMTPRTVIFSFPAELSVGQARTLKTVWPHSRIPVYEDEDQEDIVGIVYRRELLEALANDQDDLVLGRMMKPVQFVLESITLDKLLVRFLESRMHLFIVLDEYGGLAGLVTLEDVLEEILGSEIVDETDQVVDMRELARQRRSQLVVKKTTSQAS; this is translated from the coding sequence ATGTTTGAGTTGCTGTTGGTGATCGGTCTGGCGACCTTGGTTTCGGGGCTGTGCTCGTTGTCCGAGGCCGTGCTCTATTCCGTGCCCTGGAGCCATCTGGAACGGATGCGCAAGAGCGGAAAGAAAAGCGGAGTGTTGCTCTTTGAACTGCGCAACAACGTCGAGCGGCCCATTGCCGCGATCCTGACCCTGAACACCGTGGCCAACACGGCCGGAGCCGCGGTGGCCGGGGCCTTTGCCGCGGCGCTGTTCGGCACGGAGAGCCTGATCTATTTTTCCGCCGTGTTCACGATGATCATTCTGGTCTTCGCCGAGATCATTCCCAAAACCATGGGCGTGATCTATTCCCGGCAGGTGGCCGGTTTCCTGGCCCAGCCCTTGTGCTTCCTGGTGGTGCTGTTCAGCCCGGTGATCTGGCTGATGAACCGGGTGACGTTGTTGATCGGGCGTAAAAAGATCGGCCCGGACGCCACGGAGGACGACCTGCGGGCCGTGATTAGCCTGACCCGCAGGGCCGGGGCGATCAAGCCCTATGAGGAAATGTCCATCCGCAACATCCTGTCCCTGGACACCAAGATGGTCAAGGACATCATGACCCCGCGCACGGTGATCTTCTCCTTTCCGGCTGAACTGAGCGTGGGCCAGGCCAGAACGTTGAAGACCGTGTGGCCGCACAGTCGCATCCCGGTATACGAGGACGAGGACCAGGAAGATATCGTGGGAATCGTGTACCGGCGGGAGTTGCTGGAAGCCCTGGCCAACGACCAGGACGATCTGGTGCTGGGCAGGATGATGAAGCCGGTCCAGTTCGTTTTGGAATCCATTACCCTGGATAAGCTGTTGGTGCGCTTTCTGGAGTCCCGGATGCACCTGTTCATTGTTCTGGATGAATACGGCGGCCTGGCTGGACTGGTGACCCTGGAAGACGTGCTGGAGGAAATCCTGGGCAGTGAGATCGTGGACGAGACCGACCAGGTCGTGGATATGCGCGAGCTGGCCCGGCAGCGGCGCAGCCAACTGGTGGTGAAAAAGACGACGTCCCAGGCGTCATGA
- a CDS encoding DUF3880 domain-containing protein: protein MTGKPTEARKNRPQRIQVLDQFGRRKSLPDNPEQYQLLHAGDGAENPGVLLLGIGPDPTVAVDMLRGRGDVAYLECPELQRQIQHQAPSGHRAALPSHWRAVSLEDLDDPELTARTILFYGPGLTLFPDFWSPVLALAALRRLPPPTVQDKAVVWLPSSEHRLLTRELSRAFTSQGLTVRFVPESMSPRETLERLREQRPNLFFSVNFQGLDPLGQNHALLRQAGIQVCVWCVDNPFHLLSGLRSAYWKQCRLFVTDDWFIPRLLDHGATRVFHLPLAAAEHFLNQETPPAPRGDWFDLRRRIVFVGRSAFPGKKRFFAGCVVPEDLELTATAFMAQGGRPDFSWWWQQLRFPVLWPGQAVRQVGFAAEEFSRRRRAAYLQAAGGDGNLTVFGDTGWNDLLEESDVRPEVDYYGPLVQIYRQARFTLNLTSLLLPHGLTQRNFDVWAAGGFLLTDLTPGLEIFDPELVQEVAFATPASLHALIRRLDKDSSLIEDLGRAWRDHILKKHLYAQRIVTVLEAATSREARAFLPS, encoded by the coding sequence GAAGCCCGAAAAAATCGACCTCAACGCATTCAGGTTCTGGACCAATTCGGACGCCGCAAGTCTCTTCCCGACAATCCGGAACAGTATCAGTTACTGCACGCCGGAGACGGAGCTGAAAACCCTGGAGTTCTCCTGCTGGGCATCGGGCCGGACCCGACGGTTGCCGTGGACATGCTCCGAGGGCGCGGCGACGTGGCCTACCTGGAATGCCCGGAGCTGCAACGTCAAATCCAACACCAGGCACCCTCCGGTCACCGAGCCGCCCTGCCCTCGCATTGGCGGGCCGTATCCCTGGAAGACCTGGACGACCCGGAGCTGACCGCCAGGACCATCCTGTTCTACGGACCGGGATTGACCCTCTTCCCGGACTTCTGGTCCCCGGTGCTGGCCCTGGCCGCCCTGCGACGGCTTCCGCCCCCGACCGTCCAAGACAAGGCCGTTGTTTGGCTGCCTTCATCCGAACATAGGCTGTTGACCCGAGAACTGAGCCGAGCCTTCACCTCCCAGGGACTGACCGTACGGTTCGTACCGGAATCCATGTCGCCTCGGGAAACCCTGGAACGGTTGCGGGAACAGCGACCGAACCTGTTTTTCAGCGTCAATTTCCAGGGCTTGGACCCTCTGGGCCAAAACCACGCACTGCTTCGACAAGCCGGGATTCAGGTCTGCGTCTGGTGCGTGGACAACCCGTTCCATCTATTGTCCGGACTGCGCTCGGCCTACTGGAAGCAGTGCCGGTTGTTCGTCACGGACGACTGGTTCATCCCCCGCCTGCTTGACCACGGCGCGACCAGGGTCTTCCATCTGCCCCTGGCCGCGGCCGAGCATTTTCTGAATCAGGAAACACCTCCAGCCCCAAGGGGTGACTGGTTTGATCTTCGGCGTAGGATCGTGTTCGTCGGGCGCTCGGCGTTTCCGGGCAAGAAACGATTCTTCGCCGGGTGCGTCGTCCCGGAAGACCTGGAACTCACGGCCACGGCCTTCATGGCCCAGGGCGGACGACCGGACTTTTCCTGGTGGTGGCAACAGCTGCGTTTCCCGGTTTTGTGGCCGGGACAAGCCGTGCGTCAGGTGGGGTTCGCCGCCGAGGAGTTCAGTCGACGTCGCCGCGCGGCATATCTTCAGGCGGCGGGCGGGGATGGGAATCTGACCGTTTTCGGAGACACGGGCTGGAACGACCTGCTTGAAGAGAGCGACGTCCGCCCGGAAGTGGACTATTACGGCCCCTTGGTTCAAATATACCGTCAGGCCCGCTTCACCCTGAACCTGACCAGCCTGCTCCTGCCCCACGGGCTGACCCAGCGAAATTTCGACGTCTGGGCCGCGGGAGGCTTCCTGCTCACGGATCTCACCCCGGGCCTGGAGATCTTCGACCCGGAACTGGTCCAGGAAGTCGCTTTCGCAACTCCGGCATCACTGCACGCTCTCATACGCAGGCTGGACAAGGACTCTTCCCTGATCGAGGATCTCGGACGCGCGTGGCGCGACCACATCTTGAAAAAACACCTCTACGCTCAACGGATCGTCACGGTGCTGGAAGCCGCCACAAGCCGCGAAGCTCGAGCGTTCCTTCCATCATGA